The DNA region GCCGGGTCTTGCCCGGCGAGCTTTCCACGGTCTGGCAGATCCAGCGCACCGCCTTGCGGATCTTCTCGCCTTCCGGCTCCACCCCTTGTCCGCTCATGGCACCTCCTTCCTGCCGCCGGCGGCAGACTGCGTCTTCACGGCCACGCTCAGCCGCTCCACCACCTTGGGATAGTAGTGCTCCTGCTTTTCCAGCTCCACCGGCCGCTTCCGGGCCAGGTTCAGCTTGAGGGTGAGAAGGCCGAGCTTTTTCATCTGCCGGAGGCGGGTGTGCTCGTCTTCGGTGGTGGCGATGAGCTCTTCGAGGCGGGCGATGTCCCGCCGCAGCTCCACCTCGGGTGGCAGGCAGTCGGCGTTCTTGAGGATCTTGAAGGCCATCCGCAGCTCAGGCGGGATGTGGCTGTCGTCCTCGAAGACCAGAGGCCGGTTTTTCCAGCCTTCCACCACCAGCTCCCCCCGCTCCATGGCCTCGGTGATCTTGCGCTCGGCAACGATGCGAAAGGCCTCCAGCATGGCTCCTCCCGGCGATGAGGCTGCGTGGCGCCCCAGCGCCGCCAGACGGCGGCGGGGCGGGCATGGACACAGGCCGCATGGTACGAGCCGGAAAGGCGGTTGTCAACGGCGGAGCGCGCCCAGGCGCGGACTCC from Thermodesulfobacteriota bacterium includes:
- a CDS encoding DnaJ family domain-containing protein, encoding MLEAFRIVAERKITEAMERGELVVEGWKNRPLVFEDDSHIPPELRMAFKILKNADCLPPEVELRRDIARLEELIATTEDEHTRLRQMKKLGLLTLKLNLARKRPVELEKQEHYYPKVVERLSVAVKTQSAAGGRKEVP